In Sphingomonas sp., a single window of DNA contains:
- a CDS encoding MarR family transcriptional regulator, whose amino-acid sequence MGTHWGVNRSVAQIHALLYLSDAPLPAEDIAEALGLARSNISTALKELMAYAIVRRVHIDGDRRDHFVAETDLWELLLRISAERKRREIDPTLALLAALSERLANDDKAPEQLRERITRMHQFITTLGDWYDQMRQLPRPTLVTLMKLGRRIATFLPGKRDG is encoded by the coding sequence ATGGGAACGCATTGGGGGGTCAACCGCTCGGTCGCGCAGATCCACGCGCTGCTCTATCTCTCCGACGCACCGCTGCCCGCCGAGGATATCGCCGAGGCGCTGGGGCTGGCCCGCTCCAACATCTCGACCGCGCTCAAGGAGCTGATGGCCTATGCCATCGTCCGGCGCGTCCATATCGACGGCGACCGCCGCGACCATTTCGTCGCCGAGACCGACCTGTGGGAGCTGCTGCTGCGCATCTCCGCCGAGCGCAAGCGCCGCGAGATCGACCCGACGCTGGCACTGCTTGCGGCGCTTTCCGAGCGGCTGGCGAACGACGATAAGGCGCCCGAGCAGCTCCGCGAGCGGATCACGCGGATGCACCAGTTCATCACCACGCTCGGCGACTGGTACGACCAGATGCGCCAGCTGCCCAGGCCCACCCTGGTCACGCTGATGAAGCTGGGCCGCAGGATCGCAACCTTCCTCCCCGGCAAGCGCGACGG
- a CDS encoding PilZ domain-containing protein, with translation MGIAARLYQDGRWAERHSVELEATLRDSDWAPVDVTIEDLSNGGFRVVAGAELKVGDAIALGIAGIGTREASVVWGTAGIYGCEFVTPLSDADLRTAVSGPAATPIAFPKTPLPTPQATPPVVEGWSAAAGDEKFSVRTRLAIIVGSAVLAWMLVFALGYGLWALAGALLR, from the coding sequence ATGGGTATCGCGGCACGACTGTATCAGGACGGGCGCTGGGCCGAGCGGCACAGCGTCGAACTAGAGGCGACGCTGCGCGACTCGGACTGGGCGCCCGTTGACGTGACGATCGAGGATCTGTCGAACGGCGGCTTCCGCGTCGTCGCGGGTGCGGAACTCAAGGTGGGCGACGCGATCGCGCTCGGCATTGCCGGGATCGGCACGCGCGAGGCATCGGTCGTGTGGGGCACCGCCGGCATCTATGGCTGCGAGTTCGTCACCCCGCTGAGTGACGCGGACTTGCGCACCGCAGTCTCCGGCCCCGCCGCGACGCCGATCGCCTTCCCCAAGACGCCGCTGCCGACGCCGCAGGCCACCCCGCCGGTGGTCGAAGGCTGGAGCGCAGCGGCCGGGGACGAGAAATTCTCGGTCCGTACCCGGCTGGCGATCATCGTCGGCAGCGCGGTGCTTGCCTGGATGCTGGTGTTCGCGCTCGGCTATGGCCTGTGGGCGCTGGCGGGCGCGCTGCTCCGCTGA
- a CDS encoding DUF488 domain-containing protein, with amino-acid sequence MKIFTIGYEATTMAEFLAALTKAGVQRVIDVRALPLSRRPGFSKSSLAASLREAGIDYVHLKQLGTPKRGRDAAKKGDVATLREVYDVQLGLPEAQAQVAQMRALAAEKPSALLCYERDPCHCHRTLLLEAEGEGAEVIDLYA; translated from the coding sequence ATGAAGATCTTTACCATTGGCTATGAAGCCACCACCATGGCCGAGTTCCTCGCCGCGCTCACCAAGGCCGGCGTGCAGCGGGTGATCGACGTACGCGCGCTGCCGCTGTCGCGGCGGCCGGGTTTCTCCAAGTCGAGCCTGGCCGCGAGCCTGCGCGAGGCAGGGATCGACTATGTCCATCTCAAGCAGCTCGGCACCCCCAAGCGCGGGCGCGACGCGGCGAAGAAGGGCGACGTGGCGACCCTGCGCGAAGTCTATGACGTCCAGCTGGGTCTGCCCGAGGCGCAGGCACAGGTGGCGCAGATGCGGGCGCTCGCGGCGGAGAAGCCGAGCGCCTTGCTCTGTTACGAGCGCGATCCGTGCCATTGCCACCGGACGCTGCTGCTGGAAGCGGAGGGCGAGGGGGCGGAGGTAATCGACCTCTACGCCTGA
- a CDS encoding class II 3-deoxy-7-phosphoheptulonate synthase has protein sequence MASWTPDSWTRAEARQMPQYPDKGALDAATRQLSSYPPLVFAGEARELTAELGKVARGEAFLLQGGDCAESFAEFHPNNIRDTFRVILQMAVVLTFASKLPTVKLGRMAGQFAKPRSADTEVIDGVELPSYRGDNVNDIAFTPEARIPDPQRMVQGYSQSAATLNLLRAFANGGYANLHQVHKWTLDFMGKSPWSAKFADVADRIGEALDFMEACGINPDTVPQLKGTDFYTSHEALLLPYEQALTRQDSLTGDWYDTSAHFLWIGDRTRFEGSAHVEFLRGIGNPIGMKCGPSLEPDALLRLLDTLNPGRVPGRMTLITRYGHDKIEAGLPKLVRAVKREGHPVVWSCDPMHGNVVKAANGYKTRPFDRILAEVRGFFAVHRAEGTFAGGIHAEMTGQNVTECTGGAIAITEQGLADRYHTHCDPRLNAGQSLELAFLLAEMLNDEMAERRKAAA, from the coding sequence ATGGCAAGCTGGACCCCCGATAGCTGGACGCGCGCCGAAGCGCGCCAGATGCCGCAATATCCGGACAAGGGCGCGCTCGACGCCGCCACCCGGCAGCTGAGCAGCTATCCGCCGCTGGTGTTCGCCGGCGAGGCACGCGAGCTTACCGCGGAGCTGGGCAAGGTCGCGCGCGGCGAGGCGTTCCTGCTCCAGGGCGGCGACTGTGCCGAGAGCTTCGCCGAGTTCCACCCCAACAACATCCGCGACACCTTCCGCGTGATCCTGCAGATGGCGGTGGTCCTCACCTTCGCCTCGAAGCTGCCGACGGTGAAGCTCGGCCGCATGGCCGGCCAGTTCGCCAAGCCGCGCTCGGCCGATACCGAGGTGATCGATGGCGTCGAGCTGCCCAGCTACCGCGGCGACAATGTCAACGACATCGCCTTCACGCCCGAGGCGCGGATCCCCGATCCGCAGCGGATGGTGCAGGGCTACAGCCAGTCGGCGGCGACGCTGAACCTGCTGCGCGCCTTTGCAAATGGCGGCTATGCCAATTTGCATCAGGTACATAAGTGGACGCTCGATTTCATGGGCAAGAGCCCCTGGTCGGCCAAGTTCGCCGATGTCGCGGACCGGATCGGCGAGGCGCTCGACTTCATGGAGGCGTGCGGGATCAACCCCGATACCGTACCACAGCTCAAGGGCACCGACTTCTACACCAGCCACGAGGCGCTGCTGCTTCCCTATGAGCAGGCGCTGACCCGGCAGGACAGCCTGACCGGCGACTGGTACGATACCTCGGCGCATTTCCTGTGGATCGGCGACCGCACCCGCTTCGAGGGCTCGGCGCATGTCGAGTTCCTGCGCGGCATCGGCAACCCGATCGGGATGAAGTGCGGGCCGAGCCTGGAGCCCGACGCGCTGCTGCGGCTGCTCGACACGCTCAACCCGGGCCGGGTGCCGGGACGGATGACGCTGATCACCCGCTATGGCCATGACAAGATCGAGGCAGGCCTGCCCAAGCTGGTTCGTGCGGTGAAGCGCGAGGGCCATCCGGTGGTGTGGAGCTGCGATCCGATGCACGGCAACGTCGTCAAGGCGGCCAACGGCTACAAGACGCGGCCGTTCGACCGCATCCTCGCCGAGGTTCGCGGCTTCTTCGCCGTCCACCGCGCCGAGGGCACCTTCGCCGGCGGCATCCATGCCGAGATGACCGGGCAGAACGTGACCGAATGCACCGGCGGGGCGATCGCGATCACCGAACAGGGTCTCGCCGATCGCTACCACACGCATTGCGACCCGCGGCTCAACGCGGGTCAGAGCCTGGAACTGGCGTTCCTGCTCGCCGAGATGCTCAACGACGAAATGGCCGAGCGCCGCAAGGCCGCAGCCTGA